A genomic window from Streptococcus sanguinis includes:
- the gyrB gene encoding DNA topoisomerase (ATP-hydrolyzing) subunit B — protein MTEEKQQDIQAQEYDASQIQVLEGLEAVRMRPGMYIGSTSKEGLHHLVWEIVDNSIDEALAGFASHIQVFIEKDNSITVVDNGRGIPVDIQEKTGRPAVETVFTVLHAGGKFGGGGYKVSGGLHGVGSSVVNALSTQLDVRVYKNGQIHYQEYSRGQVVADLEIIGETDRTGTTVHFTPDPEIFTETVEFDFEKLNKRVQELAFLNRGLRISITDKRDGMEQAKDYHYEGGIASYVQYINENKDVIFETPIYTDGEMDDITVEVAMQYTTGYHETVMSFANNIHTHEGGTHEQGFRTALTRVINDYAKKNKLLKENEDNLTGEDVREGLTAVISVKHPNPQFEGQTKTKLGNSEVVKITNRLFSEAFSDFLLENPAVARKIVEKGILASKARIAAKRAREVTRKKSGLEISNLPGKLADCSSNDPQETELFIVEGDSAGGSAKSGRNREFQAILPIRGKILNVEKASMDKILANEEIRSLFTAMGTGFGADFDVSKARYQKLVIMTDADVDGAHIRTLLLTLIYRYMKPVLEAGFVYIAQPPIYGVKVGSEVKEYIQPGANQEEELQAALARYSEGRSKPTIQRYKGLGEMDDHQLWETTMNPEHRLMARVSVDDAAEADKIFDMLMGDRVEPRREFIEENAVYSTLDV, from the coding sequence ATGACAGAAGAAAAGCAACAAGATATACAGGCCCAAGAATATGATGCCAGTCAGATTCAGGTCTTAGAAGGCCTAGAAGCCGTTCGTATGCGTCCAGGGATGTATATCGGTTCGACCTCCAAGGAAGGTCTGCACCATTTAGTATGGGAAATTGTTGATAACTCAATTGATGAGGCGCTGGCTGGTTTTGCCAGTCACATTCAAGTCTTTATCGAAAAAGACAATTCCATCACAGTAGTGGATAACGGTCGGGGAATTCCTGTTGATATTCAGGAGAAAACAGGCCGTCCGGCCGTGGAAACCGTCTTTACCGTGCTCCATGCCGGAGGAAAATTCGGCGGTGGCGGATACAAGGTATCGGGAGGTCTGCACGGTGTGGGATCTTCCGTTGTAAATGCCCTGTCCACTCAGCTGGATGTCCGTGTTTATAAAAACGGCCAGATTCATTACCAAGAATACAGTCGCGGTCAAGTAGTCGCTGATCTAGAAATCATCGGTGAGACAGATCGTACTGGTACGACAGTTCACTTTACACCGGATCCAGAGATTTTCACTGAAACAGTAGAATTTGACTTTGAAAAGCTCAATAAGCGGGTGCAAGAACTGGCCTTCCTCAATCGTGGTCTCAGAATTTCCATCACTGATAAGCGGGATGGAATGGAGCAGGCCAAAGATTACCACTATGAGGGTGGGATTGCCAGCTATGTCCAATACATCAATGAAAACAAGGATGTAATCTTTGAAACGCCGATTTATACTGATGGCGAAATGGACGATATTACGGTTGAAGTAGCTATGCAGTATACGACTGGCTACCACGAAACAGTCATGAGCTTTGCCAATAACATCCACACCCACGAGGGTGGAACGCATGAGCAAGGTTTCCGGACTGCCTTGACAAGGGTTATCAATGACTATGCCAAGAAAAATAAGCTTCTCAAAGAAAATGAGGACAATCTGACTGGGGAAGATGTGCGTGAGGGCTTGACAGCGGTCATCTCTGTCAAGCACCCCAACCCTCAGTTTGAAGGTCAGACCAAGACCAAGCTGGGCAATAGCGAAGTGGTCAAGATTACCAATCGACTTTTTAGCGAAGCTTTCTCAGATTTTCTTTTGGAAAATCCTGCGGTAGCTCGAAAAATTGTTGAGAAGGGAATTTTGGCTTCTAAGGCTAGAATTGCTGCCAAGCGAGCTCGTGAAGTAACCCGCAAAAAGTCTGGCTTGGAAATCTCCAATCTGCCAGGTAAATTGGCTGACTGCTCGTCCAACGACCCTCAGGAAACGGAACTCTTCATCGTGGAGGGGGACTCTGCGGGTGGTTCAGCTAAGTCCGGTCGTAATCGTGAATTTCAGGCTATTCTGCCAATTCGCGGTAAGATTCTCAACGTTGAAAAAGCCAGCATGGATAAGATATTGGCCAATGAAGAAATCCGCAGTCTCTTTACTGCTATGGGAACTGGCTTTGGAGCTGACTTTGATGTCAGCAAGGCCCGCTACCAAAAATTAGTCATTATGACCGATGCCGATGTAGACGGTGCTCACATTCGGACCCTGCTCTTGACTTTGATTTACCGTTATATGAAGCCGGTTCTGGAAGCTGGATTTGTCTATATCGCTCAGCCACCAATCTATGGTGTCAAGGTCGGAAGTGAAGTCAAAGAATATATCCAGCCAGGTGCTAATCAGGAAGAAGAGCTTCAAGCTGCTTTGGCTCGTTACAGTGAAGGTCGCTCCAAGCCAACCATTCAACGCTATAAAGGGCTCGGAGAGATGGATGACCATCAGCTGTGGGAGACAACTATGAATCCTGAACATCGCTTGATGGCGCGGGTTTCAGTGGATGATGCAGCGGAAGCTGATAAGATTTTTGACATGTTGATGGGTGACCGAGTTGAACCTCGTCGTGAATTTATCGAAGAAAATGCTGTATACAGTACGCTCGACGTCTAA
- a CDS encoding HAD family hydrolase: protein MKGMNYQDYIWDLGGTLLDNYETSTAAFVQTLKEFGMQAGHDEVYKALKVSTDYAVQQFAPQEKDFLKFYKANEAEELTHPVLFDGAAELLRRIVAKGGRNFLVSHRDNQVLEILEKTAISLVFTEVVTAANGFPRKPSPDSMLYLKDKYQISSGLVIGDRPLDIEAGQAAGFDTYLFDNMQLLEEFIDID, encoded by the coding sequence ATGAAAGGTATGAATTATCAAGATTACATCTGGGATTTAGGTGGAACACTCTTGGATAATTATGAAACTTCGACAGCAGCTTTTGTTCAAACCTTGAAAGAGTTTGGTATGCAAGCTGGTCACGACGAAGTTTATAAGGCCCTCAAGGTGTCTACAGACTATGCTGTTCAGCAGTTTGCTCCCCAAGAAAAAGACTTTTTAAAGTTTTATAAGGCCAATGAAGCAGAAGAGTTGACTCACCCTGTCTTATTTGACGGCGCGGCAGAGCTGCTTAGGCGGATTGTGGCCAAGGGTGGTCGGAATTTTCTGGTCTCCCACCGGGACAACCAAGTTCTGGAAATCTTGGAAAAGACTGCCATTTCATTAGTATTTACAGAAGTGGTGACAGCTGCAAATGGTTTTCCAAGGAAACCCTCACCAGACTCCATGCTCTATCTAAAAGACAAGTATCAGATTTCCTCTGGCTTGGTCATTGGTGACCGTCCACTGGATATTGAAGCAGGGCAGGCAGCTGGCTTTGATACCTATCTCTTTGATAATATGCAGCTTCTTGAAGAATTTATAGATATTGATTAG
- a CDS encoding DJ-1 family protein has product MKKAALLLAPGFEEIEALTVVDVLRRAGLVCDMIGFDESVTGSHAITVQADQVWKGRLDDYDMVILPGGMPGSANLRDDDRLMQLLQDFQQADKFIAAICAAPIALDRAGILTGKYFTCYDGAQDNIKNGTYRKETVLVDGKLITSRGPSTALAFAYELVRQLGGDAEQLADAMLYTDVFGK; this is encoded by the coding sequence ATGAAAAAAGCAGCTTTACTCTTAGCTCCCGGCTTTGAAGAAATCGAGGCACTGACAGTTGTGGATGTCTTGCGCCGTGCAGGTCTTGTCTGTGATATGATTGGTTTTGATGAATCAGTGACTGGGTCTCATGCCATCACTGTTCAAGCGGATCAGGTCTGGAAGGGGCGGCTGGATGACTACGATATGGTCATCTTGCCAGGAGGGATGCCAGGATCGGCTAATCTCCGTGATGATGACCGCCTGATGCAGCTTTTGCAGGACTTTCAGCAGGCGGACAAATTCATCGCTGCCATTTGTGCTGCTCCTATTGCTCTTGACCGTGCAGGTATCTTGACTGGTAAGTATTTCACTTGCTATGATGGTGCGCAAGACAATATTAAAAATGGAACTTACCGTAAAGAAACAGTTCTTGTTGATGGGAAGCTGATTACTAGCCGTGGTCCATCGACTGCCTTGGCTTTCGCCTATGAGCTGGTTCGTCAGCTGGGAGGGGACGCCGAGCAGTTGGCTGATGCTATGCTTTATACAGATGTATTTGGAAAATAA
- a CDS encoding FtsW/RodA/SpoVE family cell cycle protein, whose amino-acid sequence MPYQRWTFESRIDYSLILPVLMLLSIGVVAIYIAVSHDYPDNAWPMVGQQIAWIAVGFLLSFILMFFNTKFLWKITPYLYVFGLGLMVLPLIFYSQSLVASTGAKNWIAIRGVTLFQPSEFMKISYILMLSRLVVHFFQQHKQDERTLTLDFFLILKLGLYTVPVLVLLTLQSDLGTALVFVAIYGGIVLLSGVSWKIILPVFLTGVLLLGGFLFIFISDGGRAFLHNLGMPTYQINRILAWLHPFDYAQTTTFQQAQGQIAVGSGGLTGQGFNVSNLLVPVRESDMIFTVIAEDFGFLGSTLVIMLYLLLIYRMLKITIKSNNQFYTYISTGFIMMLLFHIFENIGAVTGILPLTGIPLPFISQGGSSIISNLIGVGLLLSVSYQNSLTDEKKGRIPAVRKKVVLKKLK is encoded by the coding sequence ATGCCCTATCAAAGATGGACGTTTGAGTCTCGGATTGATTATAGTTTAATTTTGCCCGTTTTGATGTTGCTCTCAATCGGTGTTGTGGCTATTTACATTGCAGTTAGTCATGATTATCCTGACAATGCTTGGCCCATGGTTGGTCAGCAGATTGCCTGGATTGCAGTGGGCTTCCTGCTCAGCTTTATCCTCATGTTCTTTAACACCAAGTTTCTCTGGAAAATTACGCCTTATCTCTATGTTTTTGGTCTTGGCCTCATGGTTTTGCCTCTGATTTTTTACAGCCAATCCCTGGTAGCCTCCACTGGTGCCAAAAACTGGATTGCTATTCGTGGTGTGACCCTCTTTCAGCCCTCAGAGTTCATGAAGATTTCATATATTCTCATGCTGTCGCGGCTGGTGGTTCATTTTTTCCAGCAACACAAGCAAGATGAGCGAACCTTGACTTTAGACTTTTTTCTGATTCTGAAGCTTGGGCTCTACACTGTGCCTGTTCTGGTTCTGTTAACCCTTCAGAGTGATTTGGGGACAGCTCTGGTTTTTGTTGCTATATACGGCGGTATCGTGCTACTGTCAGGTGTTTCTTGGAAGATTATCCTGCCGGTCTTTCTGACGGGAGTCCTGCTATTGGGAGGATTTCTCTTTATCTTTATTTCCGATGGCGGCCGTGCTTTTCTGCATAATCTAGGCATGCCAACCTACCAAATCAATCGGATTTTGGCTTGGCTTCATCCCTTTGACTACGCTCAGACGACCACTTTCCAGCAAGCACAGGGACAAATCGCTGTCGGAAGCGGTGGTCTGACAGGCCAAGGCTTTAATGTTTCGAATCTCTTGGTTCCTGTTCGGGAAAGCGATATGATTTTCACCGTCATTGCAGAAGATTTTGGTTTCTTAGGCTCGACCTTGGTTATCATGCTCTATTTACTGCTGATTTATCGCATGCTCAAGATTACGATTAAATCCAACAACCAGTTTTATACTTATATCTCAACTGGCTTTATCATGATGCTGCTCTTCCATATCTTTGAAAATATTGGAGCGGTGACAGGAATTCTGCCTCTGACAGGGATTCCGCTGCCCTTTATCTCACAGGGTGGCTCTTCCATTATCAGTAATCTTATCGGAGTCGGTCTCCTGCTGTCCGTCTCTTATCAGAACAGCCTGACGGATGAAAAGAAGGGGCGAATTCCTGCAGTCCGAAAAAAAGTCGTACTGAAGAAATTAAAATAA
- a CDS encoding YeiH family putative sulfate export transporter, which translates to MFVKKYLPGILLSFGIAAVSIFLGGLLPLIGSSVLAIVFGIVLNNSMKLPAMFQEGLSYSGKKLLQYSIIFLGFSMSISQVSETGLSSLRISLITILIAFLAAYLAGRFFKMNRVLTILIGFGTAICGGSAIAAASPILEADEEEIALSISTIFFFNILAVFIFPFLGHLLQMSDAFFGTWAGTAINDTSSVVAAGFTYSPSAGDLATIVKLSRALMIVPACLIFAAYRYIKSKKSSQKTNLKQIFPWFIAWFVLASLISSLGFLPAAVIPYTKFISQWLMAMALAAIGAKVSFKQFKQAGAAPLLTGAFTWFCVAVSSLIIQYFF; encoded by the coding sequence GTGTTCGTGAAAAAATATTTACCAGGAATTCTGTTGTCCTTTGGCATAGCGGCTGTTTCTATCTTTTTAGGCGGTTTGCTTCCCTTGATAGGCTCTAGTGTTTTGGCTATTGTCTTTGGGATTGTTTTGAATAACAGCATGAAGCTGCCGGCTATGTTTCAGGAAGGACTTAGCTATTCAGGAAAGAAATTGTTGCAGTATTCCATTATCTTTTTGGGATTTTCTATGTCCATTAGTCAGGTTTCTGAGACGGGGCTTTCTTCTCTTCGTATCAGTCTTATCACCATTCTGATAGCCTTTCTGGCGGCCTATCTGGCTGGCCGTTTCTTTAAAATGAACCGCGTCTTGACTATTTTAATCGGTTTTGGGACAGCCATCTGCGGTGGCTCTGCCATTGCGGCTGCTTCACCAATCTTGGAAGCTGATGAAGAGGAAATCGCCCTGTCCATCTCCACTATTTTCTTTTTCAATATCTTAGCAGTATTCATTTTCCCTTTTTTAGGGCATTTGCTGCAGATGTCGGACGCCTTTTTCGGGACTTGGGCTGGAACAGCCATCAATGATACTTCGTCAGTAGTGGCAGCAGGCTTTACATATAGCCCGTCAGCTGGCGACTTGGCGACCATTGTCAAGCTGAGCCGGGCCCTGATGATTGTACCGGCCTGCCTGATTTTCGCAGCTTATCGCTATATCAAGTCTAAGAAGTCGTCACAAAAGACAAACTTGAAACAGATTTTTCCTTGGTTTATAGCTTGGTTTGTCCTAGCTTCACTTATTAGCAGTCTTGGATTTCTGCCGGCTGCTGTCATCCCATATACAAAATTCATTTCTCAGTGGCTGATGGCTATGGCCTTGGCAGCTATTGGCGCAAAGGTTTCCTTTAAGCAGTTTAAGCAAGCAGGAGCAGCGCCTTTGCTGACTGGTGCCTTCACTTGGTTTTGCGTAGCTGTTTCAAGCTTGATTATCCAGTATTTTTTCTAA
- a CDS encoding ISL3 family transposase codes for MEHIKNTTELLGMKDLNIKITFILQHQTHLEIRARLDYAAPSCPHCGGKMIKYGFQRSSKIPLLDAQGFPTLLRLKKRRFQCKSCHRVTVAETPIVDKNHQISHLVWKKLTQLLTENRANTDIARTLHISVSTVQRKLAQFTFKEDYTKLPEVISWDEFSRNKGKLAFIAQDFETRKIIALLENNRQNTIKNYFYRYPRKVREQVKVVTVDMSGTYIPIIKQLFPKARIVLDRFHIVQHLGKAMMTTRIAIMKTFDKKSLPYRALKNHWRLFQRESRKLSRHRFYSKTFRQTLKPKEIVDKTLQFSEELRYYYDLYQLLLFHFQEKRTTEFFEIIEDNMNLVNSTFKRVFESFLKLKPYITNALQFDYSNAKLEATNKLIKDIKRAAFGFRNFKNFRTKILLALNIQKERTNLVLSRI; via the coding sequence ATGGAACACATCAAGAATACCACAGAATTGCTGGGAATGAAAGACTTAAATATCAAAATTACCTTCATCTTGCAGCACCAGACCCATCTTGAAATTCGGGCTAGACTGGATTATGCAGCTCCTTCCTGCCCTCACTGCGGCGGTAAGATGATTAAGTACGGTTTTCAGAGGTCCTCTAAAATCCCACTCTTGGATGCACAAGGGTTTCCAACTCTGCTCCGTCTCAAGAAGCGGCGATTTCAGTGTAAATCTTGTCATCGGGTGACCGTAGCTGAGACACCCATCGTAGACAAGAACCACCAGATTTCACACCTGGTCTGGAAGAAGCTCACCCAGCTCTTGACCGAAAATCGAGCCAATACCGATATTGCCAGAACCCTCCACATCTCCGTCTCAACCGTCCAGAGAAAGCTGGCTCAGTTCACTTTCAAAGAGGATTACACCAAACTTCCCGAGGTCATCTCCTGGGATGAATTTTCTAGGAACAAAGGCAAATTAGCCTTCATTGCACAGGATTTCGAGACCAGGAAAATCATCGCCCTCCTCGAAAACAATCGCCAGAATACCATCAAAAATTATTTCTACCGCTACCCGAGAAAGGTCAGAGAACAGGTCAAAGTCGTGACCGTGGACATGTCTGGCACTTACATTCCAATCATCAAGCAACTATTTCCTAAGGCCAGAATTGTGTTGGATAGGTTTCACATCGTCCAACATCTTGGCAAAGCCATGATGACCACTCGAATCGCTATCATGAAGACCTTTGACAAGAAATCTCTGCCTTATCGTGCGCTGAAAAACCACTGGCGACTATTTCAGAGAGAAAGCAGAAAACTGTCTCGTCATCGCTTTTATTCCAAGACCTTTAGGCAGACCCTAAAGCCTAAGGAAATCGTGGACAAGACACTTCAATTCTCAGAAGAACTCCGTTATTACTACGATCTCTACCAGCTCTTGCTCTTCCATTTCCAAGAGAAACGTACTACAGAATTTTTTGAAATCATCGAAGACAACATGAATCTTGTCAATTCGACCTTCAAAAGAGTTTTTGAGAGCTTCCTAAAACTCAAACCTTACATCACAAATGCACTCCAGTTCGACTATTCCAACGCCAAGCTCGAGGCTACCAACAAGCTCATCAAGGATATCAAACGAGCGGCCTTCGGCTTTCGCAATTTTAAGAACTTTAGAACTAAAATCCTCCTCGCTTTGAACATACAAAAAGAGAGAACCAATTTGGTCCTCTCTCGGATTTAA
- a CDS encoding bifunctional DnaQ family exonuclease/ATP-dependent helicase, protein MTQNDYKYAVVDLEATGTGSSAKIIQIGIVLIENGIITKTYETDVNPHEELDEHIKELTGLDDERLGRAPEFSQVAAEVYELIQDAIFVAHNVKFDANLLAEALFWEGFDLLTPRVDTVELAQVFYPTFDKYSLGNLCNLLDISLENAHTALADAQATAQLFLKIQDKIKSLPKALVEKMLTLADSIIYESRLAIEEVYQTMPDQQDKELQSCHGIFLRRPQKLTSEKKLSQDFLTNLYLLGLEERPEQLKFARFMEEALDQQEPSFLEAQTGLGKTFGYLLPILSRGQEKVLVTVPTKILQDQLLKKEGRLLEEVFGISFHSLKSPENYLKLDHFYQTLDREYDNRLVNRCKLQLLVWLTETKTGDLNEIGQAHRFSSYFNEIRHDGKLSKHSLFYEEDFWRLGQVKSATSRVVITNHAYLLTRLEDDQSLLDNRILVVDEAQKMFFALESFSQASINLTKTLQQINHLLQEEGELLQQRLLQSIQFELADAAEKHRKKTSELSQEKIARLLQDVSELKMSALPELQHLFSGKYQYYWLVDEDLTDHRLMTLHAGRSELLHFTDFLPERAKVVLVSSTLEISSKVNLSQLLGFESYHFYKLKSKKKPLQKLFLDESFPAVVDLSTEDFAREIVACLQEVAELGLPIVVLFTSKDLLLTVSDLLALPHLAQYKNGDAGNIKRRFDRGEAGILLGSGSFWEGADFAEQDQIIQLITRIPFDNPKDFFVQKINSRLKAEGKNAFYDYQLPLAILRLKQAIGRTRRNEHQKSAVILLDNRISSKRYGKQIQHHLSQLASLDILPEAAIMQELQDFFD, encoded by the coding sequence ATGACACAAAATGATTATAAGTATGCCGTTGTGGACTTGGAGGCTACAGGAACGGGCAGCAGTGCAAAGATTATCCAGATTGGCATTGTTCTGATTGAGAATGGAATTATTACCAAGACTTATGAAACAGATGTCAATCCTCATGAGGAACTGGATGAGCATATCAAAGAGCTGACAGGTTTGGATGATGAGCGGCTTGGGCGAGCTCCTGAGTTTTCTCAGGTAGCAGCGGAGGTATATGAGCTGATTCAGGATGCGATTTTTGTCGCTCATAATGTCAAGTTTGATGCAAATCTACTAGCAGAGGCTCTGTTTTGGGAAGGGTTTGACTTGCTGACACCGCGTGTGGACACGGTAGAGTTGGCTCAGGTCTTTTACCCGACCTTTGATAAATATTCCTTGGGCAATCTCTGTAATTTGCTGGATATTTCTTTAGAAAACGCCCACACTGCTCTGGCAGATGCTCAAGCAACGGCTCAGCTTTTTTTAAAAATACAAGACAAAATCAAGAGCCTGCCCAAGGCCTTGGTTGAGAAAATGCTAACTTTGGCGGACAGCATTATCTATGAGTCGCGTCTGGCGATTGAGGAAGTTTATCAGACGATGCCGGATCAGCAAGATAAGGAACTGCAATCCTGCCATGGTATTTTCCTGCGACGTCCCCAAAAGCTGACTTCGGAAAAGAAACTGTCGCAGGATTTCCTGACCAATCTATACCTGCTGGGCTTGGAAGAGCGGCCTGAACAGCTCAAATTTGCTCGTTTTATGGAGGAAGCTCTGGATCAGCAGGAGCCTAGTTTTTTAGAGGCGCAGACAGGCTTAGGTAAGACCTTTGGCTATTTGCTGCCCATTCTATCTAGAGGTCAAGAAAAAGTACTAGTGACGGTTCCGACTAAGATCCTGCAGGACCAGCTACTGAAAAAGGAAGGACGATTGTTGGAGGAAGTTTTTGGAATTTCCTTTCACAGTCTTAAGAGTCCGGAGAATTATCTCAAGCTGGACCATTTCTATCAGACATTGGATAGGGAATATGACAACCGTTTGGTTAATCGTTGCAAGCTGCAACTCTTGGTCTGGCTGACAGAAACCAAAACAGGTGATTTGAACGAAATCGGACAGGCTCATCGCTTCTCAAGCTACTTTAATGAAATCCGTCATGATGGCAAGCTAAGCAAACATTCTCTTTTTTATGAGGAAGATTTTTGGCGGCTGGGACAGGTCAAGTCAGCCACCAGTCGAGTCGTGATTACCAATCATGCTTACCTGCTGACGCGTTTAGAGGATGACCAATCTTTGCTGGACAATCGCATTCTGGTAGTTGATGAAGCTCAGAAGATGTTTTTTGCCTTGGAAAGCTTCTCTCAGGCCAGTATAAATCTAACTAAAACCCTGCAGCAGATAAATCATCTCCTTCAGGAAGAAGGGGAACTTCTGCAGCAACGGCTTTTGCAAAGCATTCAGTTTGAGCTGGCTGATGCCGCAGAGAAGCATCGCAAGAAAACATCTGAGCTAAGTCAGGAAAAGATTGCTCGGCTGCTTCAGGATGTGTCTGAGTTAAAGATGAGTGCACTGCCTGAGCTGCAGCACTTGTTCAGTGGCAAATACCAGTATTATTGGTTGGTTGATGAAGATTTGACAGACCATCGCTTGATGACGCTGCATGCAGGCCGTTCAGAATTGCTGCATTTCACTGACTTTTTACCCGAAAGGGCCAAGGTTGTCTTGGTTTCGTCCACTCTGGAAATCAGCTCTAAGGTTAATCTGTCACAGTTACTAGGCTTTGAAAGTTATCACTTTTACAAGCTGAAAAGCAAGAAGAAGCCACTGCAGAAGCTCTTTTTAGATGAGAGTTTTCCAGCAGTAGTGGATTTGTCAACTGAGGATTTTGCTCGAGAGATTGTTGCGTGTCTGCAAGAAGTGGCGGAACTCGGTCTGCCTATCGTCGTTCTCTTCACCTCTAAAGACCTGCTTTTGACTGTTTCGGACTTGCTGGCTCTGCCGCATTTGGCCCAATATAAAAATGGCGATGCTGGCAATATCAAGCGGCGTTTTGATAGAGGAGAGGCAGGTATCCTTTTGGGCTCTGGCAGCTTCTGGGAGGGGGCGGATTTTGCTGAGCAAGACCAGATTATTCAGCTGATCACTCGGATTCCATTTGACAATCCCAAGGATTTCTTTGTACAGAAGATTAACAGCCGCCTGAAAGCGGAAGGTAAGAATGCCTTTTATGATTATCAACTGCCTCTTGCAATCTTACGGCTTAAGCAGGCTATTGGCCGGACCCGGCGAAATGAACATCAGAAGTCAGCTGTTATTCTTTTGGACAACAGAATCTCTAGTAAACGCTATGGCAAGCAGATTCAGCATCATCTGTCACAATTAGCTTCTTTGGACATTCTGCCAGAGGCAGCCATTATGCAGGAATTACAAGACTTTTTTGACTGA
- a CDS encoding MBL fold metallo-hydrolase, with protein sequence MKIHKIINLVAFENTYILENNQGLLVVDPGSDWKKIERKLEELAKPVIAILLTHTHYDHIMSLEKVREHYAAPSVYVAESESSWLYTPTDNLSGLARHDDMDDIICRPAEEFFSYETDYDLGGFHFYVLATPGHSIGGVSLVFPDDRLVLTGDALFRESVGRTDLPTGNMEQLLTSIRENLLVLPKDYAVYPGHGNDTTISHEKIFNPFLAQ encoded by the coding sequence ATGAAGATTCATAAAATTATCAACCTTGTTGCGTTTGAAAACACCTATATCTTAGAGAACAATCAAGGTCTCCTAGTCGTCGATCCTGGCAGTGACTGGAAAAAGATTGAGCGCAAGCTGGAGGAACTCGCCAAGCCTGTTATTGCTATTCTCCTAACTCACACCCATTATGACCATATTATGAGCTTAGAAAAGGTCCGAGAGCACTATGCTGCCCCATCTGTCTATGTGGCCGAGAGTGAAAGTAGCTGGCTTTACACACCGACAGATAACCTATCTGGTCTGGCGCGCCATGACGATATGGATGATATCATCTGTCGACCAGCAGAGGAGTTTTTCTCCTACGAGACAGACTATGACCTTGGAGGCTTTCATTTCTATGTGCTTGCAACACCTGGCCACTCCATCGGAGGTGTCTCTCTAGTCTTTCCTGATGACCGCCTTGTTTTGACGGGCGATGCCCTCTTTCGGGAAAGCGTTGGACGAACGGATCTGCCGACAGGAAACATGGAACAATTGCTGACGTCCATTCGAGAGAATCTTTTGGTTCTCCCCAAAGACTACGCTGTTTATCCCGGTCATGGTAATGATACCACTATTTCACATGAAAAAATCTTTAATCCATTTTTAGCTCAGTAG
- a CDS encoding ABC transporter permease, producing the protein MIRRFFRHLIESLKSLTRNGWMTVAAVSSVMITLSLVAVFASVILNTAKLANDVSNNVRVMVYMRKDVADNSETIVKEGQTVQNEDYHKVYDALTSMKNVDKVTFSSKEEQYEQLTETMGSEWKIFDGDANPLYDAYIVETKAPKYVESVTKDARKIDGVSEVQNGGTNTKKLFALSNFIQTWGLIGAGLLIFVAILLISNTIRITIISRSREIQIMRLVGAKNSYIRGPFLFEGAWIGLLGATIPSVAVYFIYKIAFQTMNKSLVGQGLSMIDPKLFSPIMIAILFVLGILIGSLGSALSMRRFLKI; encoded by the coding sequence ATGATTAGAAGATTTTTTCGTCATTTGATTGAGTCGCTTAAGAGTCTTACGCGGAATGGTTGGATGACTGTAGCGGCTGTCAGCTCGGTTATGATTACCTTGAGTTTAGTAGCTGTCTTTGCTTCAGTAATTTTAAATACAGCTAAGCTGGCAAATGATGTTTCCAATAATGTCCGCGTCATGGTTTACATGCGTAAGGATGTTGCCGACAATAGCGAAACGATTGTAAAAGAAGGCCAAACAGTTCAGAATGAGGACTACCACAAGGTCTATGATGCTCTGACTTCTATGAAAAATGTAGATAAGGTTACTTTTTCTAGTAAGGAAGAACAATATGAGCAGCTGACAGAAACCATGGGTAGCGAGTGGAAAATTTTTGACGGTGATGCCAATCCACTTTACGATGCTTATATTGTTGAGACCAAGGCGCCTAAGTATGTAGAATCTGTTACAAAAGATGCTCGTAAGATTGATGGTGTTTCAGAGGTTCAAAATGGTGGTACCAACACTAAAAAGCTCTTTGCGCTTTCTAATTTTATCCAAACGTGGGGCTTGATTGGAGCAGGGCTTTTGATTTTTGTCGCTATCCTTCTCATCTCTAATACCATTCGGATTACCATTATTTCCCGCAGTCGCGAGATTCAAATCATGCGCTTGGTTGGTGCCAAGAATAGCTATATCCGTGGACCTTTCTTGTTTGAAGGGGCATGGATTGGCTTGCTAGGGGCAACAATTCCGTCAGTGGCAGTGTATTTTATATACAAAATAGCCTTCCAGACTATGAATAAGAGCCTAGTCGGTCAAGGGCTTTCTATGATTGATCCGAAACTCTTTAGTCCGATTATGATAGCAATACTTTTCGTATTGGGCATTCTTATCGGATCGTTGGGATCTGCACTCTCTATGAGACGCTTCTTGAAGATTTAA